The Chitinophaga niabensis genome segment GCGCCGATCATGTGTGTACCCAGCCATTCGCCGTACTTAGCATCAAAGATCACTTTTACGAAACCTTCTGTTGCGCCTGCACCTACTGCTTTACCTGAAGCCGTGAATGGGAATTTACCCACCTTCACTTCATAACCGGCTTCTTTAGCCTGTTTCTCCGTGTAACCTACAGAGGCGATCTCAGGTGCACAGAAAGTACAGCCCGGTACGTTATTATAATTGATCGGAGTAGGTTTGTGCGCGTATTTCTTTTCGTTGTAAGCGATCGCTTCCACGCAAACAATACCTTCTTTGGATGCAACGTGTGCCAGTGCCTGACCAGGTACCATGTCTCCAAATGCATAAATGCCCGGAACATTGGTTTGGTAGTAAGCATCCACCAATACTTTGCCTTTATCTGTTTTTACGCCTAAAGCTTCCAGGCCAAGGTTTTCAATATTAGCGGTGATACCGATAGCGCTCAGTACTACATCTGCTTCCAGGAAAACTTCGCCGCTGGCGGTCTTCACTTTCGCTTTCACGCCGTCGCCTTTCTTTTCCACTGCTTCTACGCTGGCGTTGGTCATGATCTCAATACCTTTCTTCTTGTAGATCTTTTCCAGTTCTTTGGAGATATCTTCATCTTCTACCGGTACAATGCGCGGCATGAACTCAACGATGGTCACTTTAGTGCCCAGTGAGTGATAGAAGTAAGCAAATTCAACGCCGATAGCGCCGGAACCTACTACGATCATGCTCTTGGGTTGTTTTGGCAGGTTCATGGCTTCACGGTATCCGATCACGGTCTTACCGTCGATCTTCAGGTTCGGCAGTTCGCGGGAACGTGCGCCGGTTGCCAGCAGGATATGTTTTGCTTCATGTACGGCAACTTTACCGTCTTTATCCGTCACTTCTACCTGGCCTTTTGACTTCAGCTTACCAGTGCCCATGATCACATCCACCTTGTTCTTCTTCAGGAGGAAGGTAACGCCCTTGCTCATTTTATCAGCTGCACCACGGCTGCGTTTGATCACCGCGCCAAAATCTACTGAAGAATCTCCCACGGTGATACCGTAATCCTTGGAATGCTGGATATATTCCGCTACCTGTGCGGACTTCAACAATGCCTTAGTAGGGATACAACCCCAGTTCAAACAGATCCCGCCTAAACTCTCTCTCTCTACCACGGCTGTTTTCAATCCCAGTTGAGATGCCCGGATAGCTGCCACGTATCCACCGGGGCCACTACCAATTACGATTACGTCGTATGCCATATTGCTAGATTTTTATAATAAAACTTGGCAAATGTAGCAAAAAAAAGTAAAGTTTAGATAGTTCATACAGATACATGACAGTTGCCGGAGATAGCTGTCTGTAAATGAAAACGGCTCCCTTAGCGGGAGCCGTTCTTCTATCGGAAAAAGCGTTGATACTACCGGAGGTCTACTACTTCCACGCCAGGGTACTTTTTGGCATCGAAAGTGAACAGATCGTCGCTTACTGCGCCATTAGGCTGGAAGCTGCTGATCTCGTAGGTGTATTTATTGCCATTTTTCTCAAATACCTTCATACGGGCCAGGGTGGAGTTCTTTTTGTCCACATCCACCAGTACTTTAAAGAAGGTTTTGGATTTATCTGTAGGCGTAAGTTCAATGTTCTGCAACACCTTACCTTTCTCTGTGCTTTCGCCGGTGAGGCGGTACAGGAAATCCTTATCGTAGAAATTGGTGAAGATCTTGGCAGGCGTCATGCTGGTATTGCTCTGGTCCACATTGTTAATGGTCACTTCGTTCACATCTTTGGCATACGTCCAGGAGGTTTTATTGTCGCTGATGATCTCCTGTTCTCCCATGATCACTTTATATTTAGGCCCTTTTACATATACAGAACCCTTTTTGGAGTCTGTTACGCTGTTATTGGCACCTTCTACTTTCAGGATAAAATTGGCGATAACAGATTTCAGCGATTTGAATTTCTTGCTCACATTATCCAGCACCACTTTAGCCTTCGGATCGTTCTGACCCAGGGAGCCTACAGGAGTTTTGGTTTGCGCCATGGTGCTGAATGCCATTCCGAACATGACCATGCCCATCAATACCGTTTTCTTCTTCATCATAGTTTTTAAGTGTTACAGTTATAGGGTATAAGACAAATGTTGTGCCGCATCGTTTAACGGCTGCTGTTAAAGAAATGCAAAACTCGTTCTTTTATCACATACTGCCGAGGATTTCCTCCAGATCGGCCTCAGTTTTAACATTCACTTCCCGTGCCTTGCTTCCCAGGTTAGGCCCTACGATCCCTGCTGCTTCCAGCTGGTCCATCAGCCTGCCGGCCCGGTTGTATCCCAGTTTCATCCTTCTTTGCAACAGGGAAGTGGATCCCTGCTGGTTCTGAACGATCACCCGGGCAGCCTCGTCGAACAGCGGATCGCGGTCTGCCAGGCTGAAATCCTTGCCTTCCATTTCCTTTTCATCCACATATTCCGGCAACATGAAAGCTTCCGGATAACCCCGCTGCTCCCCGATAAATTCCACTACCCGCTCTACTTCCGGCGTATCCACAAAAGCACACTGCAGGCGCACCAGCTCTCCGTTGAAAGAGATCAGCATGTCCCCCTGCCCTATCAGCTGTTCGGAACCGCCAATATCGAGGATCGTACGGGAGTCTATTTTAGACGACACTTTAAAGGCAATCCGTGCGGGGAAGTTTGCTTTAATTGTTCCGGTGATGATATTAACAGAAGGACGCTGCGTGGCAATGATCAGGTGAATACCAATGGCCCGTGCCAGCTGTGCCAGCCGTGCAATCGGCATTTCCACCTCTTTACCCGCCGTCATGATCAGGTCCGCAAACTCATCTATCACCAATACTATGAATGGCAGGAAGCGGTGCCCTTTTAATGGATTCAGGCGGCGTTCCGTGAATTTCTTGTTGTATTCGCGGATATTACGGGTACCTGCTTCTTTCAGCAGATCGTAGCGAAGGTCCATTTCAATACACAGGGCATTGAGGGTATGC includes the following:
- the lpdA gene encoding dihydrolipoyl dehydrogenase; translated protein: MAYDVIVIGSGPGGYVAAIRASQLGLKTAVVERESLGGICLNWGCIPTKALLKSAQVAEYIQHSKDYGITVGDSSVDFGAVIKRSRGAADKMSKGVTFLLKKNKVDVIMGTGKLKSKGQVEVTDKDGKVAVHEAKHILLATGARSRELPNLKIDGKTVIGYREAMNLPKQPKSMIVVGSGAIGVEFAYFYHSLGTKVTIVEFMPRIVPVEDEDISKELEKIYKKKGIEIMTNASVEAVEKKGDGVKAKVKTASGEVFLEADVVLSAIGITANIENLGLEALGVKTDKGKVLVDAYYQTNVPGIYAFGDMVPGQALAHVASKEGIVCVEAIAYNEKKYAHKPTPINYNNVPGCTFCAPEIASVGYTEKQAKEAGYEVKVGKFPFTASGKAVGAGATEGFVKVIFDAKYGEWLGTHMIGANVTEAIEQTVTARTLETTWQEVLNSIHPHPTMSESVKDAIEVAYGEAIHL
- a CDS encoding LolA family protein; translated protein: MMKKKTVLMGMVMFGMAFSTMAQTKTPVGSLGQNDPKAKVVLDNVSKKFKSLKSVIANFILKVEGANNSVTDSKKGSVYVKGPKYKVIMGEQEIISDNKTSWTYAKDVNEVTINNVDQSNTSMTPAKIFTNFYDKDFLYRLTGESTEKGKVLQNIELTPTDKSKTFFKVLVDVDKKNSTLARMKVFEKNGNKYTYEISSFQPNGAVSDDLFTFDAKKYPGVEVVDLR